The following proteins come from a genomic window of Heyndrickxia acidicola:
- a CDS encoding PRC-barrel domain-containing protein has product MKKSVEITNLPIISILNGSQLGKVKDLVIDPENGSVDFLTVEQEDWQVSVKAIPFKKVIGIGEFAVMVENESSVIDLNEIPIANQLVNKKIKIVDTRIISRKGQLVGKATEYFVNDESGDIVGISLHSNERDVILHADHVMTYGKDIIIVDEQAANFFVDSPEQLFEEKPLIIEKQEEPTSVNAGSDTELRALKQKQIELLTGKKVTENIFSQAGDLIIEAGSILEASQIEAAQDAGPTVFVKLSMNIEE; this is encoded by the coding sequence ATGAAAAAAAGCGTTGAAATTACAAATTTGCCAATCATCAGCATATTAAATGGAAGTCAGCTTGGTAAAGTGAAGGACCTGGTCATTGATCCTGAAAATGGCTCCGTGGATTTTTTAACTGTAGAACAGGAGGATTGGCAGGTAAGCGTCAAGGCAATCCCTTTTAAGAAAGTCATTGGAATAGGAGAATTTGCGGTCATGGTTGAGAATGAAAGCTCGGTCATCGATTTGAATGAAATCCCTATTGCCAATCAGCTTGTCAACAAGAAAATTAAGATTGTAGATACACGTATCATCAGCAGAAAAGGACAGCTTGTAGGAAAGGCGACAGAATATTTTGTAAATGATGAATCAGGCGACATAGTGGGAATAAGCTTGCATTCAAATGAGAGGGATGTCATTCTCCATGCTGACCATGTTATGACATATGGAAAGGACATTATCATTGTCGACGAACAGGCCGCAAACTTTTTTGTTGATTCTCCTGAGCAGTTATTTGAAGAAAAGCCGTTAATTATTGAAAAACAAGAAGAACCCACTAGTGTAAATGCTGGAAGCGATACAGAGCTGAGGGCTCTAAAACAAAAACAGATAGAGCTTCTTACAGGGAAGAAAGTAACAGAGAATATCTTCAGTCAAGCAGGCGATTTAATTATTGAAGCGGGATCCATCTTGGAAGCCAGCCAAATAGAAGCAGCTCAGGACGCAGGACCAACCGTTTTTGTAAAGCTGTCCATGAATATTGAAGAGTAA
- a CDS encoding type II secretion system protein — protein MNLLKKHENSENGLTLIEVLISISILGILLIVFMRFFLQAGTFTNLNEKRTVGINVARNALMFMEKQNFLQVKNEFSSNQVLNLQICDNHYTYFDQSTAIPSNCQLIKINNIPYNVTIQTTEDLSNNQRANYYIPLKVEAGWKINDKDYTSSVDGTIKSEDLR, from the coding sequence GTGAATCTATTAAAAAAACATGAGAATAGTGAAAATGGACTAACCTTAATTGAAGTTCTCATTTCAATTTCCATTTTGGGCATTCTCTTGATCGTTTTTATGAGGTTTTTTCTCCAGGCAGGTACTTTTACAAATTTAAACGAGAAAAGAACTGTTGGAATTAATGTCGCTAGAAATGCGTTAATGTTCATGGAAAAGCAGAATTTTTTACAGGTAAAAAACGAATTTTCCAGCAATCAAGTGCTAAATCTGCAAATTTGTGATAATCACTATACATACTTTGACCAGTCAACTGCCATACCTTCGAACTGTCAGCTCATTAAAATTAACAATATTCCTTATAATGTAACGATTCAAACTACAGAGGATTTATCGAATAATCAAAGGGCAAATTATTATATTCCTTTGAAAGTGGAAGCGGGGTGGAAAATCAATGACAAAGATTATACTTCCAGCGTCGATGGAACCATTAAAAGCGAGGATCTCAGATAG
- a CDS encoding Ig-like domain-containing protein has translation MRPNLSKAGLLLIFLFVISIGYQPAPSAAATTAAPSVDFSVQPSATSYILPAGGKANGNLNVSIFPKGMATNEQRQPIAVYFVEDTSGSMSDVYNGARKDTTAKNALSQALNYFSQNSQPLDQYTFIPFDSTISDKFYSYCTGNYWFGGCQLGEVKPATGITNIQTMINGLDSVSYGGTNYSQPLDLISSSTSTSANTKKYIIFLTDGEPTSLQRNETITYNKNTYTNTPVTYTLYSNNTASEVAVINNKNTTLSTDYNYIQSVIDSQALASADNLAANKITMYSFALAQKGDVNFQLLDNMSKKTGGYAVPGDPSNLSSLFADITSKFTAPSISGEVTIDLSKYKNTVQVVPGSDAYIDSNNVAHINFNFSYPINKSPTPNEIDDSLPLTFSSTGTYTFDNIKLNYTDLNGNQVTKSQSPITVNVTNDMAATFNSTVSLNTVHNPPESLIKQGTTDSELNQFQVEYSITPTGLVNTAAAGNLNTFTMIQPLPAGISLASSQLTIKSGNSFLGSATANQISTASGQAVQITIPSTIGYKNGSFDLTNFTFDVTLKADWAQSSTTIPNSTMTYSDSRFGQQTITLSGPPSKVNMKVNINDSNFCYTGDYSGALQKISTTNSNGYTIGQIVSETQASDANLPAKPIMGMTLVNGQKIQITYNDQSTGYLYLRPDFQLNETPTGKILANGDTTAGPVSFKVTNLVGGKNVVYEYSITSDTGSTSWTAFDPSGTISIPSGYLGNVKVDIRATGGFSPDQTPVEKSIVIQRLVSSISVSPNPISLLAGSSLGFTVTVSPSDALNKTLNYSIQNPAGQTVATLVNNNTILGQSAGTATLIIKSVDGSNIQVSVPITVQNPYIALTGMQFTQPKYTLNVGDTLELNPSIIFNPSNATNKNLKSVTATNNSVVTIVQRTDGTWYLKALQSGYSTIKAISSDNANLSDTAVIQVNPAGSSGGGGSSGSSTDGKW, from the coding sequence ATGCGACCAAATCTCAGCAAAGCAGGATTATTACTGATTTTTTTATTTGTTATCTCCATAGGTTATCAGCCGGCTCCCAGTGCTGCTGCAACCACAGCCGCTCCATCGGTGGATTTTAGTGTACAGCCTTCAGCAACCAGCTATATTTTACCGGCAGGGGGAAAAGCAAATGGAAATTTGAATGTCAGTATTTTTCCGAAGGGAATGGCAACGAATGAACAAAGACAGCCGATAGCTGTATATTTTGTTGAGGACACATCGGGGTCGATGAGCGATGTATACAATGGTGCCCGAAAGGATACAACCGCAAAGAATGCCCTTTCTCAGGCATTGAACTATTTTAGCCAAAACTCTCAACCTCTAGATCAGTATACTTTTATTCCTTTCGACTCTACTATAAGTGATAAGTTCTACAGTTACTGTACTGGGAATTATTGGTTTGGTGGTTGTCAGCTGGGAGAGGTAAAACCCGCTACAGGGATAACTAATATTCAAACTATGATTAATGGATTGGATTCTGTTAGTTATGGAGGAACAAACTATAGCCAGCCACTCGATTTAATATCTAGTTCAACAAGTACATCAGCTAATACAAAGAAATATATTATTTTTTTAACAGATGGAGAACCTACTTCCCTTCAAAGAAATGAAACAATTACTTACAATAAAAATACCTACACCAATACACCTGTAACATATACTCTTTACTCAAATAATACTGCAAGTGAAGTTGCTGTAATAAATAATAAAAATACAACGTTAAGCACAGATTATAATTATATACAGTCTGTTATTGACAGTCAGGCTCTGGCATCTGCAGACAATCTTGCTGCAAATAAAATAACAATGTACAGTTTTGCTCTTGCGCAAAAAGGGGATGTTAATTTTCAGCTTTTGGATAACATGTCCAAAAAAACAGGAGGCTATGCAGTTCCTGGTGATCCTAGTAATCTTTCTTCACTCTTCGCAGACATTACATCCAAATTCACCGCTCCTTCCATAAGCGGAGAAGTAACGATTGATCTTAGTAAGTACAAAAATACTGTTCAAGTAGTTCCGGGTTCGGATGCCTATATTGACAGCAATAATGTAGCCCATATAAACTTTAACTTCAGCTATCCAATAAACAAGAGTCCGACTCCAAATGAAATAGATGATTCTTTGCCTCTAACATTCAGCAGTACAGGTACTTACACTTTTGATAATATTAAATTAAATTATACAGACCTAAATGGAAATCAGGTTACGAAATCACAATCTCCTATAACTGTTAATGTAACAAATGATATGGCGGCGACATTCAATAGTACAGTATCACTGAATACGGTTCATAATCCTCCGGAGAGTTTGATTAAACAGGGCACAACTGATTCTGAATTAAATCAGTTTCAGGTTGAATATTCTATAACTCCCACAGGACTTGTGAATACTGCTGCTGCGGGAAATTTAAATACTTTTACCATGATACAGCCTTTACCGGCCGGTATATCTCTTGCAAGCAGCCAATTAACCATAAAAAGCGGGAATAGTTTTTTAGGAAGTGCAACAGCCAATCAGATTAGTACTGCTTCAGGACAAGCTGTTCAAATTACCATTCCTTCTACAATAGGGTATAAAAATGGCAGTTTTGATCTGACTAACTTTACATTTGATGTTACTTTAAAAGCAGATTGGGCTCAATCGAGCACAACCATCCCAAACTCAACAATGACATATTCAGACTCGAGATTTGGTCAGCAAACTATAACGCTGAGCGGTCCTCCATCAAAAGTAAATATGAAGGTAAATATAAATGACAGTAATTTTTGCTATACCGGAGATTATTCAGGGGCACTGCAGAAAATAAGTACAACGAACAGCAATGGATATACAATAGGACAAATTGTGTCTGAAACGCAGGCTTCAGATGCGAATCTCCCTGCCAAACCGATTATGGGAATGACTTTGGTTAACGGCCAAAAAATCCAAATTACCTATAACGATCAATCAACAGGTTATCTGTATCTTAGACCGGACTTTCAGCTGAATGAGACTCCGACAGGAAAAATACTTGCAAATGGGGATACAACAGCAGGACCAGTATCGTTTAAGGTTACTAATCTTGTTGGCGGTAAAAATGTAGTATATGAATACAGCATTACATCTGATACGGGAAGTACGAGCTGGACTGCATTTGATCCAAGCGGTACCATATCCATCCCTAGCGGATATTTAGGGAATGTTAAGGTGGATATACGGGCAACAGGGGGATTTTCTCCAGATCAGACTCCAGTAGAGAAATCGATTGTCATTCAAAGGCTTGTTAGCTCCATTTCTGTTTCGCCTAATCCGATAAGCCTCCTTGCTGGCTCATCTCTAGGATTTACCGTAACCGTGTCACCATCGGATGCACTAAATAAAACCTTGAATTATTCCATTCAGAATCCTGCCGGCCAAACGGTGGCCACTCTGGTTAATAATAATACAATCCTTGGGCAGTCGGCAGGTACTGCGACCTTAATTATTAAATCGGTTGATGGCTCGAATATTCAGGTCAGTGTACCTATTACGGTTCAGAATCCGTATATTGCTCTTACCGGTATGCAATTTACACAGCCTAAATACACATTAAATGTTGGCGATACGCTGGAGCTTAATCCTAGTATAATCTTTAATCCATCCAACGCGACGAATAAAAATCTTAAGAGTGTTACAGCGACAAATAATAGTGTTGTCACGATCGTTCAACGTACAGATGGAACCTGGTATCTAAAAGCCTTGCAATCAGGATATTCCACCATTAAGGCTATATCCTCTGATAATGCTAATTTATCAGATACAGCCGTTATTCAAGTAAATCCTGCCGGGTCCTCCGGTGGCGGCGGAAGCTCAGGCTCTTCAACAGATGGCAAGTGGTAA
- a CDS encoding VanW family protein, whose protein sequence is MNTTRLVKIFSILFVCTFFLLAFSQGGAYAFNNYLKPDRAFPKGTMIGPFDVSGKTKVQAQQLLNDKVNQWQQQGAIEVRYVEEKVKWEKSIVQFHIKESVAEAVPNKQNPIYADVATDDVKQLIEDQFPFLNADQFDTASLRSSIVQEAVTLGSAPDEILLDQYIKGKNANQTIADAYQNLSITSEMNIVLKKLPVMKIPAGSQVSFIQELKTANLTWVSSKDLSTIASLMFQLVLKTNFPILEKNQSAQLPSNTTAGLEAKVDPQMNQDFIFANPNKTAYQLCFQKVNNGLYASLKGIPFAYRYDQLLKDKQTFQPKTVIQYSSAVPNGQAPLLEDKGAAGILIKTYRETHSQTGVLIGSEKISEDFYPPVPKIELHSLIDQQTDNLDGSAPGQPSVGTGTAPNTIGSSSSGISSEQTNPPGNSNTSQPGATNNTSPTDKSQPKPQTKKSSNSKSGE, encoded by the coding sequence GTGAATACAACTCGACTGGTAAAAATATTTTCTATACTTTTCGTTTGTACCTTTTTTCTCCTTGCTTTTTCACAGGGAGGAGCCTACGCATTTAATAATTATTTAAAACCAGACCGGGCCTTTCCAAAAGGAACGATGATTGGTCCTTTTGATGTAAGCGGAAAGACAAAAGTACAGGCTCAACAGTTGTTGAATGACAAAGTCAATCAGTGGCAGCAGCAGGGGGCCATTGAGGTTAGGTATGTGGAAGAAAAGGTGAAATGGGAAAAATCCATCGTTCAATTCCATATCAAAGAGTCCGTTGCCGAGGCTGTTCCAAATAAACAAAATCCCATTTATGCAGATGTCGCAACGGATGATGTGAAACAGCTCATTGAGGATCAATTTCCATTCTTGAATGCTGACCAATTTGACACAGCCTCTCTTAGAAGCAGCATCGTTCAAGAGGCAGTCACATTAGGCTCAGCTCCTGATGAAATTCTCTTGGATCAATATATAAAAGGAAAAAATGCCAATCAGACGATTGCGGATGCATATCAAAATCTATCTATTACTTCAGAAATGAATATAGTGCTGAAGAAGCTCCCGGTAATGAAGATTCCTGCAGGATCCCAGGTATCTTTTATACAGGAGTTAAAAACAGCGAACTTAACATGGGTATCTTCAAAGGATCTCAGTACCATAGCCTCGCTGATGTTTCAGCTTGTTCTAAAGACGAATTTCCCGATTCTGGAAAAAAATCAAAGTGCCCAGCTCCCTTCAAATACAACAGCTGGCCTTGAAGCAAAAGTGGACCCGCAAATGAACCAGGACTTTATTTTTGCTAACCCAAATAAGACAGCTTACCAGCTTTGTTTTCAAAAGGTAAATAACGGGTTATATGCAAGTCTGAAAGGTATTCCATTCGCTTACCGCTACGATCAACTTTTAAAAGATAAGCAAACCTTTCAGCCGAAAACGGTTATTCAATATAGCTCTGCCGTTCCGAATGGACAAGCACCCTTATTGGAAGATAAAGGGGCAGCCGGCATTTTAATTAAGACATATCGAGAAACACATTCTCAGACAGGCGTTCTCATCGGGAGTGAGAAAATTTCCGAAGATTTTTATCCGCCAGTACCTAAAATTGAGCTTCACAGTTTAATAGATCAACAGACGGACAATTTGGATGGATCGGCTCCAGGCCAGCCATCAGTTGGAACAGGGACAGCTCCAAATACCATCGGAAGCAGCTCTTCTGGTATCAGCTCAGAGCAGACTAATCCGCCTGGAAATAGCAATACATCACAGCCTGGTGCAACAAACAACACCAGTCCAACTGATAAAAGCCAGCCAAAGCCACAGACAAAAAAGAGCAGTAATTCTAAAAGCGGGGAGTAA
- a CDS encoding type IV pilus twitching motility protein PilT has product MKEKIEYLLRSAFELKASDIHLTVGTPPIVRLNGELKRFGKEILKPADTEEMAKAIIPDHLWDQLKEQGELDFSYGIPGVSRFRINTFYQRSCLAMAVRVVPTKIPTLEELGLPDILKKIAEKPQGLVLVTGPTGSGKSTTLAAMINFMNERMSKHIITLEDPIEYLHKHRLSIIDQREIGFDTKNFANGLRSSLRQDPDVILVGEMRDLETIHTAITAAETGHLVLATLHTSSAASTIDRIIDVFPPSQQAQIRIQLASVLVSIISQRLFPTPDRKGQKAALEILINNAAVANLIRNEKVHQIPNVMQTSKELGMQMIETSIRELAQAGEISTEAALPYLKEQMS; this is encoded by the coding sequence ATGAAAGAAAAAATAGAATATTTGCTGCGATCCGCATTTGAGTTGAAGGCTTCTGATATTCATTTAACCGTAGGAACTCCCCCAATCGTCAGATTAAATGGGGAGCTCAAACGGTTTGGAAAAGAAATTTTGAAGCCGGCAGATACCGAAGAAATGGCAAAAGCGATTATCCCAGATCATTTATGGGACCAATTAAAAGAACAGGGAGAACTAGATTTTTCCTATGGCATACCAGGTGTTTCAAGGTTTCGAATCAACACCTTTTATCAGAGATCCTGTCTTGCCATGGCAGTCAGAGTTGTTCCGACAAAAATTCCGACGTTAGAAGAGCTCGGGCTGCCCGACATCTTGAAGAAAATTGCTGAAAAGCCTCAGGGGCTCGTGCTTGTTACAGGTCCAACAGGGAGCGGAAAATCTACTACATTAGCAGCAATGATCAATTTCATGAACGAGCGGATGAGCAAGCACATTATTACTCTTGAGGATCCCATTGAATATTTACATAAGCACAGGCTCTCGATTATTGATCAAAGGGAAATCGGATTCGATACAAAAAACTTTGCGAATGGCCTCAGGAGCTCGCTCAGACAGGATCCGGATGTCATTTTGGTGGGGGAAATGAGGGACCTGGAAACGATTCATACAGCCATTACGGCAGCGGAAACCGGGCATTTAGTACTAGCTACCCTTCACACATCCAGTGCTGCATCAACAATTGATCGTATCATTGACGTATTCCCTCCTTCGCAGCAGGCACAAATCCGTATACAGCTTGCATCTGTGCTTGTGTCTATTATCTCACAGCGCCTGTTTCCAACGCCTGATCGAAAAGGACAGAAAGCAGCACTGGAGATTCTAATTAATAATGCAGCGGTTGCCAACTTAATCAGAAATGAAAAGGTTCACCAGATTCCAAATGTCATGCAGACATCCAAGGAGCTGGGCATGCAAATGATTGAAACAAGTATTAGGGAACTGGCTCAGGCGGGGGAAATTTCGACGGAAGCCGCACTTCCCTATTTAAAGGAGCAGATGTCATAG
- a CDS encoding PilW family protein encodes MTKIILPASMEPLKARISDSKGITLIELLATVAIMGILMPVIYGAYMTGYQVYEKIAVQSQLREDADYVSSMMMQALYSQPFDDVSQCQSPSGSCLEIKQDYETSIDAVGKSNLYDITQKTAQGSFTIIQTIPDENGEEIKIGNTQLHTDADFTGSTFTVHCTEGDQVSDCKNGGTIELNLKVSNDKNNQTLNLNSEFGF; translated from the coding sequence ATGACAAAGATTATACTTCCAGCGTCGATGGAACCATTAAAAGCGAGGATCTCAGATAGCAAGGGAATAACATTGATTGAACTTTTAGCAACGGTTGCCATTATGGGAATTTTGATGCCTGTTATTTACGGGGCTTATATGACGGGGTATCAGGTCTATGAAAAGATTGCAGTACAGTCACAATTAAGAGAGGATGCCGATTATGTATCTTCCATGATGATGCAGGCTCTTTACTCACAACCATTTGATGATGTCTCACAGTGCCAGAGCCCTTCTGGATCCTGCCTTGAGATTAAACAAGACTATGAAACTAGCATTGATGCAGTTGGAAAAAGCAACTTATATGATATTACCCAAAAAACGGCCCAAGGGTCCTTCACCATCATCCAAACCATACCCGATGAAAATGGAGAAGAAATTAAGATAGGTAATACTCAGCTGCATACTGACGCTGATTTCACGGGGTCGACCTTTACTGTCCATTGTACAGAGGGAGACCAGGTTTCCGATTGCAAAAATGGAGGCACAATCGAGTTAAACCTTAAAGTCAGCAATGACAAAAATAATCAAACATTAAACCTAAATAGTGAATTCGGTTTTTAG
- a CDS encoding GspE/PulE family protein, translating into MKQTRKRLGDLLVETELITEEQLQQALKEKNKGQRLGEVLLERGFITEQQLIEVLEFQLGIPHVSLYRYPLDSKLFSLIPKETAKRNLIIPLRKEGDKLFVAMADPMDFYLIEDLRLSTGFQIESAIATKDDILRTINKYYNSEEGFDELEENLVQEAEVLQEETITDQDSPIVRIVSQILSNAVVQKASDIHIDPQETKLLIRYRVDGLLKTERALPKSTQSMLTARIKIMANLDITEHRIPQDGRIKTTLDFRQIDLRVSTLPTVYGEKIVLRILDLGSSLNDLNQLGFNKLNLQRFKNLIKKPTGIVMITGPTGSGKSSTLYAALNHLNKEEVNIITIEDPVEYQLEGINQIQVNQNVGMTFAAGLRSILRQDPNIIMVGEIRDKETVEVAIRASLTGHLVLSTIHTNDSISTITRLIDMGVEPFLIATSISGIVAQRLVRKVCRDCAEEHTPSQREVEIFSKRGMKIEKITRGRGCSSCSMTGYRGRIAIHELLVFNDEMKRVILNNEPLANLRKIAVQNKTVFLIDDGLLKVKQGITTTEEILRVAISE; encoded by the coding sequence ATGAAACAAACGAGAAAACGGTTAGGGGACTTGCTCGTCGAAACAGAACTGATTACTGAGGAGCAGCTGCAACAAGCGCTCAAGGAAAAAAATAAGGGCCAGAGGCTTGGGGAAGTCTTGCTGGAAAGGGGGTTCATCACCGAACAGCAGCTGATTGAAGTTCTGGAATTCCAGCTTGGTATCCCCCATGTCAGTCTTTATCGTTATCCACTTGATTCAAAGCTATTTTCTTTAATTCCGAAAGAGACGGCAAAGAGAAACCTGATCATCCCATTGCGAAAAGAAGGGGATAAGCTTTTCGTCGCAATGGCGGATCCGATGGATTTCTACCTGATAGAAGACTTGAGGCTTTCTACCGGCTTTCAAATTGAATCTGCAATTGCGACGAAGGATGATATTCTACGGACGATAAACAAGTATTACAATTCTGAAGAAGGGTTTGATGAGCTGGAGGAAAATTTAGTGCAGGAAGCCGAAGTACTCCAGGAGGAAACCATCACCGATCAGGATTCTCCTATTGTCCGGATTGTCAGCCAGATTCTATCCAATGCCGTTGTCCAAAAAGCGAGTGATATTCATATTGATCCCCAGGAAACAAAGCTCCTCATTCGTTATCGGGTAGATGGTCTTTTGAAAACTGAACGGGCTCTGCCCAAAAGTACACAAAGCATGCTGACAGCAAGAATAAAAATCATGGCAAATCTGGATATTACCGAGCACAGAATTCCTCAGGATGGAAGAATAAAAACTACTCTTGATTTTAGACAGATTGATTTGCGGGTCTCCACACTTCCAACGGTTTACGGTGAAAAAATCGTCTTGCGGATACTGGATCTTGGTAGTTCATTAAATGATTTGAATCAGCTTGGCTTTAACAAATTGAATCTACAACGCTTTAAAAACCTAATCAAAAAGCCAACCGGGATTGTCATGATTACAGGCCCGACAGGTTCAGGGAAATCCTCTACCTTATATGCAGCATTAAACCATTTGAACAAAGAAGAAGTGAACATTATTACAATTGAAGATCCGGTTGAGTATCAGCTGGAAGGTATTAATCAAATACAAGTAAATCAAAATGTGGGGATGACGTTCGCAGCTGGCTTGAGATCCATTCTGCGGCAGGATCCCAACATTATTATGGTAGGAGAGATTCGTGACAAGGAGACGGTAGAGGTAGCCATCCGGGCATCTTTGACAGGGCATTTAGTCCTAAGTACCATCCATACAAATGATTCTATTAGTACCATTACAAGATTAATTGATATGGGTGTAGAGCCTTTTCTTATTGCTACATCCATTTCAGGAATTGTAGCCCAGCGCCTTGTGAGAAAGGTATGCAGGGACTGTGCAGAAGAGCATACACCCAGCCAGAGAGAAGTGGAAATATTCTCAAAACGGGGGATGAAAATCGAGAAGATTACTCGCGGGCGCGGCTGCTCCTCCTGCAGCATGACGGGATACCGGGGACGGATTGCTATCCACGAGCTGCTGGTCTTCAATGACGAAATGAAACGGGTTATCTTAAATAATGAGCCGTTAGCGAATTTAAGAAAAATAGCGGTCCAGAACAAAACGGTATTCTTAATTGATGATGGGCTGTTAAAAGTAAAACAGGGAATTACGACAACGGAAGAAATCTTGCGTGTCGCCATCTCAGAATAG
- a CDS encoding sensor domain-containing diguanylate cyclase, producing MKFTAARKMFFLLSWVALVPAGFFLAFHFFPPHSLTIWTVLSFMVLVGVISYFPIIINETPIFLVAWITLAGFLTYGLFFDLVLIQFSIIVLSLSLRRRKDELFRYFVNSLIFLIVSVFSGLAYYVMGGRTGQASLSGDLFPLIVYQCVYFILNAALIQTISRIFKLKKRVVGSDTLWDLFTVMMVIPLSLSLYYLNQYIGVSSFILIGVPFVSFSLILRLYNSSERVNEYLQKAAEIGHQLTEIWQVGEVLDFFIQKISQTLTVDYAYILDVINNELILLRGVEHGQQWKGDFSPQRKNEGIAGRVWGTGKAVLYREKSEWKDEIEGYVPENLESILCVPIFKNQSVEGVLFLGSTRKNMYEKYQLAILDILCSYFVVALMNARHHEITKSMSEHCSLTKLYNYRYFENLLTAEFRKLAKKTRRCLSLIMLDIDDFKKINDTYGHQSGNEILVKMAARIKSLIGEQGTVARYGGEEFVILLPDMEKSAALHLAETIRGTIANRSFTIHDSLDEDYTQIQVDVTVSIGVAAAPEDAEDGLSLIRHADRALYIGAKRAGKNRVAEYVKA from the coding sequence ATGAAATTTACTGCTGCTAGAAAAATGTTTTTTCTTTTAAGTTGGGTTGCTCTTGTGCCAGCAGGTTTTTTTCTAGCTTTTCATTTTTTTCCGCCTCACTCATTAACGATATGGACAGTGCTGTCTTTTATGGTGTTAGTAGGAGTGATTTCTTATTTTCCCATCATTATTAACGAAACGCCTATCTTCTTGGTGGCATGGATTACTCTTGCAGGCTTTTTGACCTATGGCTTGTTTTTTGACCTGGTCCTTATACAATTTTCTATTATTGTTCTATCCTTATCCTTAAGAAGAAGGAAGGATGAGTTATTTCGGTACTTCGTAAATTCGCTTATTTTCCTTATCGTATCGGTATTTAGCGGCTTAGCGTATTATGTGATGGGTGGGAGAACCGGACAAGCCAGCCTGTCGGGAGATTTATTTCCTTTAATTGTATATCAATGCGTTTATTTTATTTTAAATGCTGCTTTGATTCAAACCATCAGTCGTATTTTTAAATTGAAGAAAAGAGTGGTGGGCAGTGACACTCTTTGGGATTTGTTTACGGTGATGATGGTCATTCCATTAAGTTTAAGCCTGTATTATTTAAACCAATATATTGGTGTTAGTTCTTTTATACTAATCGGTGTTCCATTTGTCAGTTTTTCGTTAATTCTCCGTTTATATAATTCTTCTGAACGTGTAAATGAGTATTTGCAAAAAGCAGCAGAGATTGGGCACCAGTTAACAGAGATATGGCAGGTGGGTGAGGTTCTGGATTTTTTTATTCAGAAAATCTCACAAACCCTGACAGTAGACTATGCGTATATATTAGACGTTATTAATAATGAACTGATTTTGCTGCGAGGAGTAGAGCATGGCCAGCAATGGAAGGGAGATTTTTCTCCTCAAAGAAAAAATGAGGGAATTGCCGGAAGAGTGTGGGGTACAGGAAAAGCCGTTTTGTATAGGGAAAAGTCGGAATGGAAAGATGAGATAGAAGGATATGTTCCTGAAAACCTGGAAAGCATCCTTTGTGTGCCTATATTTAAAAATCAAAGCGTTGAGGGGGTCCTTTTTCTCGGGTCTACACGAAAAAATATGTATGAAAAATACCAATTGGCAATTCTTGATATTCTTTGCTCGTATTTTGTAGTTGCACTTATGAACGCACGCCACCACGAAATTACGAAAAGCATGAGTGAGCACTGCTCCCTGACAAAGCTTTACAACTATCGCTATTTTGAAAATTTATTAACAGCCGAATTTCGAAAGCTTGCTAAAAAAACACGCAGGTGCCTTTCTTTGATCATGTTGGACATTGATGATTTTAAGAAGATCAACGATACATACGGCCATCAATCGGGGAATGAAATTTTAGTGAAAATGGCTGCAAGAATTAAAAGCCTTATTGGGGAGCAGGGGACGGTTGCCCGCTACGGAGGCGAGGAATTTGTTATTTTGCTGCCTGATATGGAAAAGAGTGCTGCTCTTCACTTAGCCGAAACAATAAGAGGTACCATTGCAAATCGTTCTTTTACGATTCACGATTCACTTGATGAGGACTATACCCAAATTCAAGTGGATGTGACGGTCAGTATTGGCGTAGCAGCTGCACCAGAAGATGCAGAGGATGGCCTTTCTCTAATAAGGCATGCCGACCGTGCCCTGTACATTGGGGCGAAACGCGCGGGAAAAAACCGTGTGGCAGAGTATGTCAAAGCTTAA